TGTGTCCGTCTCTCTGATACGTATTCACTTGGAAGGGACAACTATTTACCGGAATTTGTGGGAAATTGACTCCGAGTCGGTACACTTGAGCATCTGGATACGAAAACATTCTAGCGTGTAGCATTCGGTCGGGACTGGGTTCGATTCCCGGCACCATATGCGATGGACTGAATGCTAACTGTTCCACTTCTGTGAAGTAGTCTTTCggattttgattcaaaatcatCGTACCCACCAATATCATTGGGAAATCCTCCAATTTCCAAAACTTCGTAACATCGAACGGATTTTGAGGATGCACTTCCGCTTGATCAAATGTCATCACTTGAATGTACAAATTCCAGCTGAGATACTCATTACGTTCGATGCGGTCGAATAGATCCTGTAGTAGGATATCTGGATTTGTACCAGCCATTTGGACACATTCATCGGAATCGAAAAACTCTTTGTTTTTCTGATTCGATATCCAGTGGAACTTCACGTAATTGGGGATGCCATCCGCATTCACcattttgaatgtgtgcacACCAGCTCCGTCAATGTACGCCAGAGATTTGGGTCGGGCGATATCGGAGAAGAGATATAGTGTATGCATCGTCATTTCGGGCCGTAAGCTAGTCATATCCCAAAATGACGTTGGATCGTGTAGATGAGTTTGAGGATTTCGTTTACGCGATCGATTCAAATCAGGAAAAAGCATTGGGTCACGTATGGGAAATACTTGGATATTATTTCCAACTAGATCGAAAATCCCTTCTTTGGTGTAAAATTTCGTCGCAAATCCTTTCGGATCTGTGATAGTGTCAGCCGATCCAGACTCACCACCAACGGTTGAG
This genomic stretch from Bradysia coprophila strain Holo2 chromosome II, BU_Bcop_v1, whole genome shotgun sequence harbors:
- the LOC119082051 gene encoding catalase-like, which translates into the protein MPSEFLKSMVSMKFLLHYEFNEDVNGCRATLFPIETPKLCLANFDPSSTSQSPSSNQLPCYASTHFNRAKPLAQTAHGITYPSLTASQAIGNRAHILLQDAFLLEKLQSFNRERIPERVVHAKGAGAFGFFKVTNDVSKYTKAGFLKTIGRITRVAVRFSTVGGESGSADTITDPKGFATKFYTKEGIFDLVGNNIQVFPIRDPMLFPDLNRSRKRNPQTHLHDPTSFWDMTSLRPEMTMHTLYLFSDIARPKSLAYIDGAGVHTFKMVNADGIPNYVKFHWISNQKNKEFFDSDECVQMAGTNPDILLQDLFDRIERNEYLSWNLYIQVMTFDQAEVHPQNPFDVTKFWKLEDFPMILVGTMILNQNPKDYFTEVEQLAFSPSHMVPGIEPSPDRMLHARMFSYPDAQVYRLGVNFPQIPVNSCPFQVNTYQRDGHMNVGGNGAGAPNYFPNSFGGIHSIDEGAKSVKQSIFSVSGDVDRVDTGNDDNFSLPRYYLEKLVAADEKKRIIGNIAAFLGKADKTVQTNYIKLIAYEISEEFGDSLKSILNLTSVHQKE